In Spirosoma pollinicola, the genomic window TCAAAGAAGCCTTATTTGATTTAGCGAGTTCGGAAGGAGCCACGCGTAAACATGAACTGCGAATTGTTAACGCGAACGTTAAAAAAATCATTACGCACCTTAAAATAGATTCGTGAGGATGCAGACTAAATTTACCAGCCCAATTAAAGGAAATAATAAGGGAAGTTGTTTACGATTAGCCACGTATTTAGAAAAAGAAAACGGTCAAAAAGCTGAATTAGAAAAAAGTTATTTTTTTTCGGTTGACCGAGACCGTTGTAATAAATGGGAAGTCGTGCAGCAGATTGATAACAACGCCAAAGGTCAGGGTCTGGAGCGCAAAGACGACCGGTTTTATTCCCTGGTAATTAGTCCCAGCCAGGCCGAACTAGCCCAGATCGGCAACGACCCGCAGCAGCTCAAAGCGTACACTCGTCAGGTGATGGAGAACTACGCGGCCAACTTTAATAAAGGGGTGAGCAGTCAAGACCTGGTCTGGTACGCCAAGATCGAGCACGAACGTAAACACGGGTTTGACAACCCCGAAGTAAAGGCCGGATTGTCCCAAGCGGGCGAGTTGAAGGAAGGCGACCAGCGGCATATTCATATCCTGGTTTCCCGTTGTGCCACCCGCGAGAACGGCCACGTTCTGCAAGCCGAGCGGACGCTAACCAACGCCGACCGAACGATGAGTTTATCCCCCATGACCAACCAGCGCGGAGCCGGGCAGGGAGCCGTGAAAAGCGGCTTCGACCGGGAGGATTTTTACCGAGCCAACGAACGCAGCTTTGACCAAATGAGCGGCTACCAGCGTAGCCGGGAAGAGTCCTATGATTACTGCAACGGCATTACCAGCGGGAAGCAACTCCAATACGAGCGGAGTGCCGCACAACAGGACCGCAGTATAGGCCAATCAATAGGAGCCAGCCGCAGCCAGGAATTAAATAAATCCAAACAAATTGACCGATCCGCTGAAGAATATCTCGGCTACTAAATCACTTAATCAACTCACTTATGGGCTTTCGACAAGGGTATGAATCCGGCCAGTTTTACGGCAGTTTATTCGTTAACGTTTTCAAGTATATCATCCTACCGGCAGTGTGTGCCTTTGTGGTCTATTTACTGTTAGATGTGGCTATCGAAGTCGTTCTAAAAGACATGCTGCACCAGGCTAAACCGGCCTTCGTCCGAAAAGCAGAACTCTGGATTTATGGGGCACTCTTTCTATTTTTTCTCTACCTACTAGCCGGGGGGCGGCTGAGTAAACCCAGCATTGCCCAGGCCAGCGTGACCACGCGCACCGGTTTAAAAGTGGCGCGGGGCGTGTACAATCTGGCTACGCTGGAAGGGGATATTCCCATGATCAAAATTACTAAGCCCACCCACCATAATTTAATTGCCGGATCACCCGGCAGCGGGAAGAGTTTCAGCATCATTGAACCCATGCTGCTACAAGCTATGCAACAGGGGAAAGCGGGGTTAGTGTATGATTATAAGTTTCCCACCTTCGCCAAACTGGTCGCTGCCAGCGTTGCCAAAGGGGTAACCCCCTTTTACATCAATTTTGATGATTTGACCTATTCGCACCGGGTTAACCCGATTCACCCCCAGGTGATGACCGAAATGGCTTACGCCAGGCAGTTCGCTACGACCGTGGTTAAAAACTTAGCCGGGCAGGGTGGCGACACGAACGGTTTTTTTATTGATTCGGCTATTGGCTACCTGAGTTTGCTGTTCTGGTATTTACGCACCGAACACCCGGCTTTCTGTACCATTCCCCACGCCATTCTGTTAGCCTTTCAAGATACTGAACAGGTCGTTGGGCTGTTAGAAACTAGCCGAGACCCGGTCACCCGCACCTCAGTACGGCCCATTCGTACAGCTTTAAAATCGAGTAAGCAGTTAGCCGCCATTGAAGGCACGTTACAGCAAAAGCTTCAAACGTTGATTTCGGCCAAACTCTTTTGGGTGTTATCGGGGGATGATGTGCGGCTGAATCTGAATGAGCCCGACGAGAAGAAAGTATTAGTGCTGGGTAACAATTCGAGCCTGGATGAAGTGTACAGCCCGGTACTGGCTTTACTGGCCAGCGTCGCCCTAAAAGAAATGAACCAACCCGGCAAGGCCGAGAGTATTTTTATGGTGGATGAATTCCCGACCATTTACCTGCCCCGTTTTGAAACCTACCCGGCGACGTGTCGGAGTAACGGGGTCGAAGTAACGATTGGTATTCAGGACTTTTCCCAAATGGAAGAGCGCTACGGGCGCAACATGAAAAACGCCATCATGGGCACATTAGGCAATCAATTCTTTGGGATGCAAGCTAATTTAGAATCCGCTAAATACGTCTCTGAACTGTGGGGCAAAGAGGAAGTACAAGCCACTTCGACCAGTCAAAGCGAAGCGACTGGCGGCACCCGCCCAGGGGGTAATACCGGCCAGTCCGTGAGTTTGACGGAACGCCAGCGCATCAAAGTGCAAGACGTATCGAATCTCAAACAGGGCGAGTTTTACGGGAAGCTGTTTCAAAGCGATTTCAGCACCTTCAAGGCCAGAATCAAAGCGGTCGAGCGGCCAACCGGGGCGGAGTGGAAACCTTTTAGTCAAGTAACCGACGAGCTGATTGAGCAGAATTTTAGCCGCATTGAGCAGGAGATTACCACGCTCATGCAGCGGCTACCACTGGAACCGCTCAAGTCGGTAATACCTGTCCCTGCGGCTACACCTACTCCTAAAACGAACCGACCAGAATCAGACTTAGCCGACGATTTTTAAAAATAACTATATGGCCTTCGGCGACCCCTTAGCGGGGAGCAAGCACACCAAAGCAATGGGGATAGGCAATTTATTGCCTATCCCCATTGCTTTGGTGTGCTTTTAATAAGGTCTTCTTTCGATCAAAGTTGGCTAAGAAAATTATAATTATTCAAAGTAGCGTCAATTAAATTCAAATGGCAATCCCAGAATTCAAATTATTGTTTGCTCAGAATCTCAAAGACCAATATAATATTCATAAACCCAAGAAATTTTAAAAAATAGACTTAGATCACAAAATTGTTACAACAGTTTATACTTAAAGCCTTACTAGTCAAGGTAATAGGCTAAAGTAAAAGTAAGTATATTGCCAAAGATAAATAGACTAAAATAAAACTAACAGACGATCATATTATAACTTATTCATATGTTTTTAAAGCAAAAACTGTTCATATTGTACAAAAAAACAACGTTTTATTGATAAAATGAATAAAAAATATAATTATATTGATTTATTCGCTGGATGCGGGGGGCTATCATTAGGCTTGCACAATTCAGGCTGGCAGGGTGTATTCGCGGTAGAAAAAAATAAAGATGCTTTTTTAACATTAAAACATAATCTAATAGATAAAAGAAAGCATTTTATATGGCCTGATTGGTTGCCACAGACCAACCTTGACATAGATCAAGTACTTAAAGATCACAAAGAAAATTTAGAAAATTTGGCGGGAAGCATAAGCCTAGTGGTTGGTGGACCGCCTTGTCAAGGATTTTCTGTGGCAGGGTTACGCAAAGAAGGAGACCAAAGAAACAATCTAATACACTCATACATTAAATTCATAGAAATCGTTAAACCTGAAATGATTTTTTTTGAAAATGTAAAAGGTTTTACACTGGAATTTAAAAAGAACAAAAAAGGTGGAATAAAATATTCTGAATTTGTTCTTAAGGCACTTAGAGATTTGGGCTACAAAGTAAAAGGAGAATTAACAGAACTTTCCGTATATGGTGTCCCGCAACGGAGAACAAGATTTATACTTGCGGGTGTTAGAAGCGATGTAAAAAGTACAATAGATGTTGACGATTTTTTTAAAATAACAAAAAAAAATAGTGCAAATTTCCTAAGAAAAAAAGGAATATCTATTAACACAAACCTTTCGGAAGCTATCTCGGATATACAGAAAAGTAATGGTTACATAGATTCTAGTGAAAATAAAAATTTCAAAGCGGGTATCTATGGAAATCCAGAATCTAGTTACCAAAAATATATAAGAGAAGATTGTGAAAACCTGTTTCCAAATAGTCATAGATTTGCAAATCATAAAAAAGAAATCATAGAAAAATTTGAAATGATTCTTCAATCACCAAATAAAAATATAAGTATTAATAAAGAATTAAGAGAAAAATTTAATATTAAAAAACACAGAGTAGTTCCATTATCTAAAACAGAGAAATGCCCTACTTTAACAACTTTACCTGACGATTTTATTCACTACTCTGAACCAAGAATATTAACTGTAAGGGAATATGCACGTATTCAAACATTCCCCGATTGGTACGAATTTCTTGGACAGTATACAACAGGTGGAAAAAGGCGAGTGAATGAAGTGCCAAGATATACCCAAATAGGAAATGCAATTCCGCCGTTATTTGGTGAACAAAGTGGATTAACTCTTAAGAAAATAATTGATAATGCAGCCACGTCCACAGGAGCTTAGTTTTAAGACCAATGTGTTATTAAAAAGTATAATCGGGAAGGATCTGATTAACGACGATAATATTGCTGTTCTTGAATTAGTTAAAAATAGCTATGATGCAGGATCAAGTTCAGTAAACGTAACGTTTAAAAATTTAAAAGAAAATGACGATGAGTTAAATAATACTTACTCAAAAAACACTTCAAAAATTATTATAGAAGACTTTGGAGTAGGAATGAATAAAGAAGATATAGAAGGTAAATGGTTAAATATAGCTTACTCAGAAAAGAGAAAAATTAAAGAAGCTTACGATAGAATTTTAGCTGGCAATAAAGGTGTAGGTAGGTTTTCATGTGATAGATTGGGTCAGTTTCTAGACCTTTATACGAGAAAAGATAAAGGTGATTATTGCCACCTAGCTGTAAATTGGAATGATTTTGAGACGGAAGAAAAAAACCTTGATGAAAAAGAAAAGCAAAATTTAGAAATACAACAGATTAAAGTATATCTAACAATAATTCCTA contains:
- a CDS encoding DUF5712 family protein, coding for MQTKFTSPIKGNNKGSCLRLATYLEKENGQKAELEKSYFFSVDRDRCNKWEVVQQIDNNAKGQGLERKDDRFYSLVISPSQAELAQIGNDPQQLKAYTRQVMENYAANFNKGVSSQDLVWYAKIEHERKHGFDNPEVKAGLSQAGELKEGDQRHIHILVSRCATRENGHVLQAERTLTNADRTMSLSPMTNQRGAGQGAVKSGFDREDFYRANERSFDQMSGYQRSREESYDYCNGITSGKQLQYERSAAQQDRSIGQSIGASRSQELNKSKQIDRSAEEYLGY
- a CDS encoding type IV secretory system conjugative DNA transfer family protein yields the protein MGFRQGYESGQFYGSLFVNVFKYIILPAVCAFVVYLLLDVAIEVVLKDMLHQAKPAFVRKAELWIYGALFLFFLYLLAGGRLSKPSIAQASVTTRTGLKVARGVYNLATLEGDIPMIKITKPTHHNLIAGSPGSGKSFSIIEPMLLQAMQQGKAGLVYDYKFPTFAKLVAASVAKGVTPFYINFDDLTYSHRVNPIHPQVMTEMAYARQFATTVVKNLAGQGGDTNGFFIDSAIGYLSLLFWYLRTEHPAFCTIPHAILLAFQDTEQVVGLLETSRDPVTRTSVRPIRTALKSSKQLAAIEGTLQQKLQTLISAKLFWVLSGDDVRLNLNEPDEKKVLVLGNNSSLDEVYSPVLALLASVALKEMNQPGKAESIFMVDEFPTIYLPRFETYPATCRSNGVEVTIGIQDFSQMEERYGRNMKNAIMGTLGNQFFGMQANLESAKYVSELWGKEEVQATSTSQSEATGGTRPGGNTGQSVSLTERQRIKVQDVSNLKQGEFYGKLFQSDFSTFKARIKAVERPTGAEWKPFSQVTDELIEQNFSRIEQEITTLMQRLPLEPLKSVIPVPAATPTPKTNRPESDLADDF
- a CDS encoding DNA cytosine methyltransferase, with product MNKKYNYIDLFAGCGGLSLGLHNSGWQGVFAVEKNKDAFLTLKHNLIDKRKHFIWPDWLPQTNLDIDQVLKDHKENLENLAGSISLVVGGPPCQGFSVAGLRKEGDQRNNLIHSYIKFIEIVKPEMIFFENVKGFTLEFKKNKKGGIKYSEFVLKALRDLGYKVKGELTELSVYGVPQRRTRFILAGVRSDVKSTIDVDDFFKITKKNSANFLRKKGISINTNLSEAISDIQKSNGYIDSSENKNFKAGIYGNPESSYQKYIREDCENLFPNSHRFANHKKEIIEKFEMILQSPNKNISINKELREKFNIKKHRVVPLSKTEKCPTLTTLPDDFIHYSEPRILTVREYARIQTFPDWYEFLGQYTTGGKRRVNEVPRYTQIGNAIPPLFGEQSGLTLKKIIDNAATSTGA